A single region of the Candidatus Protochlamydia amoebophila UWE25 genome encodes:
- a CDS encoding NfeD family protein, with the protein MFKYYLYSLLLFFVSSTCLLCGMEEKPIKLYLKGFLDKSKLEPAQKILTHFYEQPHSLIIIELNSNSGDLVDVLDFAKSLYILKQTQQQKIIVYLNDVVTGPAAIIPFLADEMYGSLVFSWGDIPGSAERDLPTNILRNQVRSLIDSKNPHASTLFLLADGMTDPFLQVNDKIEAYKKSPYALFSSEGQTLVVNQNQLKYLGIVDALLPLKDFEKKYLFESIDQKSKTNTTDLSTLSLEQKLQKEISFKSKNNKIGYLYVGNRETSINESTWLYIKQGLEYYKKNPPLFIILELDTPGGEVFAAQKISDALKEMDLQYNIPIVTFINNWAISAGAMLAYSTRFISAVKGASMGAAEPVYTNENGKMESASEKINSALRADFANRAKLFDRNPFIAEAMVDKDIILVWRHGKILKLENENQIRLGGKDPDQVITGKGKLLTLDAEQMKQYEVADLVLAPQKLSSITEEEKAKGKWSADKMLLFHASFFSQIPHAEIDAYRMDWKTQFFVFLATPLVSSLLMMGLLIGGYIEINNPGFGVPGSIATICLFLMVLSSFSLQIANWLEVILLLSGLGLILIELFILPSFGLLGIMGGLLFLFGLFGLLIPGVNSIHFEYDTQTFNAAGQYLIKRLVWFCGTLILSSIVIALLAQYVLPKFSGLNKFVLKGFEQEGYIAGNNPLDFPQPLATGKVLTPLKPAGKILVQEKIYEAISSGGFIEAETSIEIVRLEGNLIIVRPLINKNIL; encoded by the coding sequence ATGTTTAAATATTACCTTTATTCTCTTCTTCTATTTTTCGTTAGCTCGACTTGCTTGCTTTGTGGAATGGAAGAAAAACCTATTAAACTGTATTTAAAGGGATTTTTAGATAAGAGTAAATTAGAACCAGCACAAAAAATATTAACACACTTTTACGAGCAACCTCACTCTCTTATCATTATTGAATTAAACTCTAACTCTGGCGATTTGGTTGATGTTTTAGATTTTGCCAAATCGCTCTATATTTTGAAACAAACACAGCAACAAAAAATTATTGTTTATTTAAATGATGTCGTGACCGGCCCTGCTGCTATCATTCCTTTTTTAGCGGATGAAATGTATGGCTCATTAGTTTTTTCGTGGGGAGATATCCCTGGGAGTGCTGAAAGAGATTTACCCACCAATATTCTCCGTAATCAAGTGCGGAGCTTAATTGATAGCAAAAATCCGCATGCTTCTACCTTATTCTTATTGGCGGATGGGATGACTGATCCTTTTTTGCAAGTTAATGATAAAATCGAAGCTTATAAAAAAAGTCCATACGCGCTATTTTCTTCGGAGGGACAAACGCTAGTTGTAAATCAAAATCAACTTAAATATTTAGGGATAGTTGATGCTCTTTTGCCTTTAAAAGATTTTGAAAAAAAGTATTTGTTCGAATCAATCGATCAAAAATCTAAAACTAATACGACGGATTTGTCAACTTTAAGTTTAGAGCAAAAATTGCAAAAAGAGATTTCATTTAAGAGTAAAAATAACAAGATTGGTTATTTGTATGTTGGCAATCGGGAAACCTCTATTAATGAGTCTACTTGGCTTTACATCAAACAGGGACTTGAATATTATAAAAAAAATCCCCCCTTATTTATCATTCTTGAACTAGATACACCTGGTGGAGAAGTCTTTGCTGCACAAAAAATCTCTGACGCCTTGAAAGAGATGGATCTTCAATATAATATTCCTATTGTGACATTTATTAATAATTGGGCTATTTCTGCGGGAGCGATGCTCGCTTATTCTACCAGATTCATTTCTGCCGTTAAAGGTGCGAGCATGGGTGCTGCTGAACCTGTTTATACGAATGAGAATGGAAAAATGGAGTCAGCTTCAGAAAAAATTAACTCTGCTTTAAGAGCTGACTTTGCAAATCGCGCAAAGCTTTTTGATCGAAATCCCTTTATTGCTGAAGCGATGGTTGATAAAGATATAATTTTAGTTTGGAGACATGGAAAAATTCTCAAACTTGAAAATGAGAATCAAATTCGTCTGGGTGGTAAAGATCCTGATCAAGTGATTACAGGTAAAGGAAAACTTTTGACACTCGATGCGGAGCAAATGAAGCAATATGAAGTCGCAGATTTGGTGTTAGCTCCTCAAAAATTGTCTTCTATCACTGAAGAAGAAAAGGCTAAGGGGAAATGGTCAGCAGACAAAATGCTTCTCTTTCATGCTTCTTTTTTTTCTCAAATTCCTCATGCAGAAATTGACGCTTATCGAATGGATTGGAAGACTCAGTTTTTCGTCTTTTTAGCAACCCCCTTGGTTTCATCCCTATTAATGATGGGATTGCTGATTGGAGGGTATATAGAAATCAATAATCCAGGGTTTGGGGTGCCGGGATCTATTGCGACAATTTGTTTATTTTTAATGGTTCTGTCTAGCTTTTCACTTCAAATAGCTAATTGGTTAGAAGTTATTTTGCTTTTGAGTGGTCTGGGTTTAATTTTAATAGAATTATTCATTTTGCCATCTTTTGGATTACTGGGAATAATGGGAGGATTACTATTTTTATTTGGTTTATTTGGTTTATTGATACCAGGTGTGAATTCCATTCATTTTGAATACGATACACAAACATTTAATGCAGCCGGGCAATATTTGATTAAGCGTTTGGTTTGGTTTTGTGGAACATTGATCTTAAGCAGTATTGTGATTGCTTTATTAGCACAGTACGTGTTACCTAAGTTTTCTGGCTTAAATAAATTTGTATTAAAAGGTTTTGAACAAGAGGGGTATATTGCTGGGAATAATCCTTTAGATTTTCCTCAGCCATTGGCAACTGGGAAAGTACTAACACCTCTTAAGCCAGCTGGTAAAATACTTGTTCAAGAAAAAATTTATGAAGCTATAAGCTCAGGTGGTTTTATTGAAGCAGAGACATCAATCGAAATAGTTCGCCTTGAGGGTAACCTGATTATTGTAAGACCTTTAATAAATAAA
- the hemL gene encoding glutamate-1-semialdehyde 2,1-aminomutase, which yields MISRPISQQIYSNLNRVIPGGVNSPVRACANMGQIPMIIDHAYRDTLVDVDGKTYVDYCGSWGALIHGHAHPSILEAVQQRMKKGTSFGITTSIEGELAQEVIKLIDSVEKIRFVSSGTEATMSAVRLARGYTNKEFIVKFNGNYHGHADFFLVQAGSGVLEVSPSASSAGIPADIVKQTLCLPYNDIEACRQIFHHSDYRHKIAAIILEPIAGNMGVIPASQEFMQFLRKETLAMGALLIFDEVMTGFRVALKGAQDIYPVEPDLTCFGKIIGGGFPAAAFGGREEIMNLLAPLGSVYQAGTLSGNPIAMEAGLQSLRLIQQPGFYEELHRKTDLLLNPIKETIKKNNWPICIQQAGSMFTLFFCKNRVRNLEDALKANTTIFANFFRKLFDQGIYIPPSQHEAWFISQAHEESNLIKTQSAILTFLEENF from the coding sequence ATGATTAGCCGTCCCATCAGCCAACAAATTTATTCAAACTTAAATCGAGTCATTCCTGGGGGCGTTAATTCTCCAGTTCGAGCCTGCGCTAATATGGGACAAATTCCGATGATCATCGATCATGCCTATCGTGATACTTTAGTGGATGTGGATGGAAAAACTTACGTTGATTATTGTGGGTCTTGGGGAGCTTTAATTCACGGCCATGCGCATCCATCTATTCTTGAAGCTGTGCAACAACGAATGAAAAAAGGAACCAGTTTTGGGATTACCACGTCTATTGAGGGGGAACTCGCTCAAGAAGTCATTAAATTAATTGATTCAGTCGAAAAAATTAGATTTGTTTCGTCGGGAACTGAAGCAACCATGAGTGCGGTTCGCTTAGCGCGTGGATATACCAATAAAGAATTCATTGTAAAGTTTAACGGTAATTATCATGGACATGCTGATTTTTTTTTAGTTCAGGCGGGATCCGGTGTTTTAGAAGTTTCTCCCTCAGCCTCATCCGCAGGGATTCCTGCTGATATTGTTAAACAAACACTATGTTTACCTTATAATGATATTGAAGCTTGCCGCCAGATCTTTCATCATTCCGATTATCGACATAAAATAGCAGCTATTATTTTAGAACCTATTGCAGGAAATATGGGAGTTATTCCAGCTTCTCAAGAATTTATGCAGTTTTTGAGGAAAGAAACTTTAGCGATGGGAGCGTTACTGATTTTTGATGAGGTCATGACTGGATTTAGAGTCGCCTTGAAAGGAGCACAGGACATTTACCCTGTTGAACCTGATTTAACTTGTTTTGGTAAAATTATAGGAGGCGGATTTCCCGCGGCTGCTTTTGGCGGCCGAGAAGAGATTATGAATCTGTTAGCCCCGTTAGGCTCTGTTTATCAAGCCGGGACACTTTCTGGTAACCCCATAGCAATGGAAGCTGGCTTGCAAAGCTTACGTTTAATTCAACAACCGGGTTTTTACGAAGAATTGCACAGAAAAACAGATTTACTTTTAAACCCTATTAAAGAAACCATTAAAAAAAACAATTGGCCAATTTGTATTCAACAAGCCGGATCCATGTTTACTTTGTTTTTCTGTAAAAATAGAGTCCGTAACTTAGAAGATGCACTGAAAGCGAACACAACTATTTTTGCAAACTTTTTCAGAAAGCTATTTGATCAAGGCATTTATATCCCTCCTTCTCAGCATGAAGCTTGGTTTATTTCTCAAGCTCATGAAGAGTCTAATTTAATCAAAACGCAATCTGCCATTTTGACTTTTTTAGAAGAAAATTTTTAG
- a CDS encoding autotransporter assembly complex protein TamA: MFKIIIVFYSFLKDIFSIIRPFKQNCDQRINNLFKNFWNKELAFKNSKKTFILAALFSNLFSSIFCYEVYFEGIQDQEAISLLESVSQLVKLKNSPPATITGIRRRAESDLSDLTLAMQSLAYYEAKVSFQVAEDGSSVTIQVIPGPIYPLEAFIIRYFQMGEELDSALTSFPSLCELKVTLGERALPEVILTAEDILLDKLNLQGYAFAKIRKRDVFADLKKDVVVVLLEVEIGPLTYFGPIKINGCDRVKKSFFYKKLHWNQGELYDPKKLEKTQEALELSGLFSSINISPAQEPVQGNLLPLEINVLEAKQRSMGFGVNYTTQFGPGITAEWEDRNIAGEGQKVSFRTDLWEKLQDARISYLIPDYRRQNQNLVWLLDYNHERTKAFTEKALSVSATIERKLSDQLRVSYGLMYKLLRSERSERNGTFDLFKIPLQLQWANVDSLLDPTKGAAVQLRIIPSVQFISPFFAYSINSLTTSLYQALTKNKKHVFAVKLMFGTILGASKHDIPPPERFYAGAENALRGYRYLTVSPIGREHKPLGGRSLFIYSLELRSKLTKNFGLVTFYEIGNVFQNYYPNFRKKFLQSIGLGIRYYTPIGPLRLDFAVPVNRRKHIDNAFEVYFSIGQSF; this comes from the coding sequence ATGTTTAAAATCATTATTGTTTTCTACTCATTTTTGAAGGACATTTTTAGCATTATTCGCCCATTCAAACAAAATTGTGATCAGCGAATAAACAACCTATTTAAAAACTTTTGGAATAAAGAATTAGCTTTTAAAAATAGTAAAAAGACCTTTATTTTAGCAGCGCTATTTTCAAATTTATTTTCATCAATTTTTTGTTACGAAGTTTATTTTGAAGGAATTCAAGATCAAGAAGCTATTTCTTTACTTGAATCAGTTTCACAACTCGTTAAACTCAAAAATTCTCCTCCTGCTACAATAACAGGAATAAGAAGACGGGCGGAATCAGATCTTTCTGACTTAACTTTAGCCATGCAAAGTTTAGCTTATTACGAGGCAAAAGTTTCTTTTCAAGTTGCAGAAGATGGATCTTCTGTCACTATTCAGGTCATACCTGGACCTATTTATCCTTTAGAAGCATTTATTATTCGCTATTTCCAAATGGGAGAAGAGTTAGATTCAGCACTTACCTCTTTCCCGTCATTATGTGAACTAAAAGTAACTTTAGGAGAACGTGCCCTTCCTGAAGTGATTTTAACGGCAGAAGATATATTATTAGATAAGCTTAACCTTCAAGGCTATGCTTTCGCAAAAATCAGAAAAAGAGATGTTTTTGCTGATCTGAAAAAAGATGTTGTCGTTGTCCTATTAGAAGTAGAAATTGGGCCTCTAACTTACTTTGGCCCTATCAAAATTAATGGTTGCGATCGCGTAAAAAAAAGCTTTTTTTATAAGAAATTGCACTGGAATCAAGGAGAACTTTACGACCCTAAAAAATTAGAAAAAACTCAAGAAGCCCTTGAACTTTCTGGATTATTTAGTTCAATTAATATTAGCCCTGCACAAGAACCTGTTCAAGGAAATTTGCTTCCACTTGAAATAAATGTTTTAGAAGCAAAACAAAGAAGTATGGGTTTTGGAGTAAATTATACCACTCAATTTGGACCTGGAATTACGGCCGAATGGGAGGATCGCAATATTGCTGGAGAAGGACAAAAAGTGAGCTTCCGAACAGATTTATGGGAAAAATTACAAGATGCTAGAATTTCTTACTTAATTCCTGATTATCGAAGGCAAAATCAAAACTTAGTCTGGCTCTTAGACTATAATCATGAAAGAACAAAAGCTTTTACCGAAAAAGCACTTTCAGTCTCAGCAACTATTGAAAGGAAGCTTTCAGATCAACTACGCGTCTCATATGGCTTAATGTATAAACTTTTGCGCAGCGAAAGATCTGAACGTAACGGGACCTTCGATTTATTTAAAATTCCGCTTCAGCTACAATGGGCAAATGTAGATAGTCTATTAGATCCGACAAAAGGAGCTGCCGTCCAACTTAGAATCATTCCATCGGTGCAGTTTATTTCTCCTTTTTTTGCCTATTCAATTAATTCATTAACAACTTCTCTCTACCAAGCTCTTACAAAAAATAAAAAGCATGTTTTTGCTGTAAAATTAATGTTTGGAACTATTTTAGGAGCGAGTAAACATGATATCCCTCCTCCAGAACGTTTTTATGCCGGTGCTGAAAATGCTTTAAGAGGTTATCGCTATTTAACTGTCAGTCCAATTGGAAGAGAGCATAAACCCTTAGGTGGACGTTCCTTATTCATTTACTCATTAGAATTACGAAGTAAACTCACGAAAAATTTTGGCCTTGTTACCTTTTACGAAATAGGAAATGTTTTTCAAAATTATTACCCCAATTTCCGAAAAAAATTTTTACAATCGATTGGATTAGGGATTCGATATTATACACCTATTGGACCTTTGCGTCTGGATTTTGCTGTGCCCGTCAACAGAAGAAAACATATCGATAATGCTTTTGAAGTCTATTTTAGTATTGGCCAATCATTTTAA
- a CDS encoding translocation/assembly module TamB domain-containing protein produces MIALFSTRQGQKWVVEKGLAYLEKQTETTIQTEIFEYTFPFHLHVEGLSVSRQAQPILTIEKFNIACEYWQLFKGKFVISFLKAENILLQNLLDIYESPKNENSSSEANSKTFPFPLYVKVGNIDLRNISIAPTVFKQLNLSANIIEQADELKFSIKGTLKNNPFKNLFSTHAILEIANNNYLPLPLVVNLDIDNNHLTSKFNYDHFTYPLQLSNEVIPIDMKINFIASLNDWQKTIQNPKQQGNKINGSYQIIALLPETDSFYKNLLGKELQLEGKFSFKKNHLLLLSEIQLNSQTFIFNGQAAIDKNFYIRESLFNGTILDLEKFSFLSNKNIKGLLTFEGSILGSRNKPQIIFEGSSPEVKLENYSFKNVHISSKTHLENRHMMGKIGLEFEHLNQNCNLNSNFSIDDQLLTLSDLSVKALDSFAEGDLTLNLLNLITEGHLDIHFTNLENFSNFFNLPSIKGNGLAQIKLKPALNINDNQQQAIDAKLNGYQLDMNDHQIDELSYQAKFYPSPQKQNFYVLQSEIEAKELQSTDYSISNISVNTTQNINLDTYSVFDLSTQIHLDKISSVRGEAQSGQIYFFLKDPFTTPQGEVNVSLERIQTEATTFNHLNAITTLNSFEKKNPFQIYMQGNSQVEWNAEANGFWSFQNGLNCVLEKLEGIYGTQPLKLQNPLRISYQKGNVSLADLNLSFGKAEIEAQFQKINKEIIFDFRTNDISTTLIKYFYPDLPITGKASFEGHLGGTIDQPEGSLLIYLRNMQITEEIFAQNPLVQGNIQLDLNGSGINLKSTLNGIGSSPVHAQGTLPIAFSLSPISMVIQKDNPFSVTLEARGEIGPYMHLFYNDTSNLTGQVKIAINLSGQIDNPQIKGSIKLTDGAYEILKSGSIYHNIQAILEGDGSVVVIKHFSAENSKHGSITAKGKISLDKKQHFPFDIKLEPKQIAIMESDYADIEASGSLQLVGNLKKSKLRGDLTVDNAVIHMEEALPKQIKSVAVIFINQNPDHKSKRSSEVSNSSPLAFDIKLQIPGNVSIEGNNLSSEWKGAITITGTANNPLLNGDLSVINGQYDFNGKTFNLSQGNIHFAGSPGKKTSIYVVASKEIDRIRADIIVKGAADKLVVSFRSNPPLSQREVLSYILFNRGIADITPDQGDQLSQSFISLNASEQNSSSDDFLTKIRNNIGIDRLDISANDNNNKDLSLQIGKYITEGVFVSINKSISDIGNRLAIEANVHKNLKAQAEVELGTANQGKISLKWKNDY; encoded by the coding sequence TTGATTGCCTTATTTTCTACACGACAAGGGCAAAAATGGGTGGTAGAGAAAGGTCTTGCTTATCTTGAAAAACAAACTGAGACAACCATTCAAACAGAAATATTTGAATATACATTCCCCTTTCATTTACACGTTGAAGGCCTTTCAGTCTCCCGTCAAGCACAGCCTATTTTAACTATAGAAAAATTCAACATTGCTTGTGAATATTGGCAACTGTTCAAAGGCAAGTTTGTGATTTCCTTTTTAAAGGCCGAAAATATTCTTCTACAAAATTTATTAGATATTTACGAATCGCCTAAAAACGAAAATAGTTCGTCTGAAGCCAACTCTAAAACCTTTCCTTTTCCATTATATGTAAAAGTTGGAAATATTGATTTACGTAACATTTCAATAGCACCTACTGTTTTTAAACAACTCAATCTTTCAGCTAACATTATTGAACAAGCTGATGAACTTAAATTCTCTATCAAAGGTACGTTAAAAAATAATCCCTTCAAGAATTTATTTTCTACTCACGCTATTCTCGAAATCGCTAACAATAATTATTTACCCCTTCCACTAGTAGTCAACCTTGATATTGATAACAATCATTTAACATCTAAATTTAATTACGATCATTTTACTTATCCTCTCCAGTTGTCCAACGAAGTCATTCCTATAGACATGAAAATTAATTTTATAGCTTCCCTCAATGATTGGCAAAAAACCATTCAAAATCCCAAACAGCAAGGAAATAAAATTAACGGCTCTTATCAAATCATCGCTTTACTACCTGAAACAGATTCGTTTTATAAAAATTTATTAGGAAAAGAGCTACAATTAGAAGGGAAGTTTTCTTTCAAGAAAAATCACCTTTTATTGCTATCAGAAATCCAATTGAATAGTCAAACTTTCATTTTTAATGGACAAGCGGCGATAGATAAAAATTTTTATATTAGAGAAAGCCTTTTCAACGGAACTATCTTAGATTTAGAAAAATTCTCTTTTTTATCTAATAAGAACATTAAAGGATTGCTAACTTTTGAAGGAAGCATTTTAGGCTCAAGAAATAAACCTCAAATTATTTTTGAAGGGTCAAGCCCAGAGGTGAAATTAGAAAATTATTCCTTTAAAAATGTTCACATATCTTCAAAAACCCATTTAGAAAATCGACATATGATGGGAAAGATTGGGCTCGAATTTGAACATCTTAATCAAAATTGTAACTTAAATTCCAATTTTTCTATTGATGATCAATTACTCACTCTTTCTGACTTGAGTGTCAAAGCTTTAGATTCATTTGCAGAAGGAGATTTAACACTAAATTTACTGAATTTGATCACAGAAGGGCATCTTGATATTCATTTTACAAATTTAGAAAATTTCTCTAATTTTTTTAACTTGCCGTCTATAAAGGGAAATGGTCTGGCTCAGATTAAACTCAAACCGGCCCTCAATATTAATGATAATCAACAACAAGCTATCGATGCAAAGCTTAATGGGTATCAATTAGATATGAATGATCATCAAATTGATGAACTAAGCTACCAAGCAAAATTTTACCCTTCTCCTCAAAAACAAAATTTTTATGTTCTTCAATCGGAAATTGAAGCTAAGGAATTACAATCTACTGACTACTCAATATCAAATATTTCTGTAAATACTACTCAAAACATCAATTTGGATACCTATTCTGTTTTTGATCTATCCACTCAAATACATTTAGATAAAATCTCATCTGTGAGGGGCGAAGCACAATCTGGCCAAATTTATTTTTTCTTAAAAGATCCATTCACAACTCCTCAAGGAGAGGTAAACGTTTCTTTAGAACGCATTCAAACAGAAGCAACTACGTTTAATCATTTAAATGCAATAACTACTTTAAATTCATTTGAAAAAAAGAATCCTTTTCAAATATATATGCAAGGGAACAGCCAAGTCGAGTGGAATGCTGAAGCAAATGGCTTTTGGTCATTTCAAAACGGATTAAACTGTGTTTTAGAAAAACTTGAAGGGATCTACGGTACCCAACCTTTAAAACTTCAAAATCCTTTACGGATTTCATACCAAAAAGGAAATGTTTCTTTAGCAGATTTAAATCTCTCTTTTGGTAAGGCGGAAATCGAGGCTCAATTTCAAAAGATTAATAAAGAGATTATTTTCGACTTCCGAACAAATGATATTTCCACCACACTTATTAAATATTTTTATCCCGATTTACCTATTACAGGGAAAGCCTCCTTTGAAGGACATTTAGGTGGAACAATTGATCAACCCGAAGGAAGTCTGCTTATTTATTTAAGAAATATGCAAATTACCGAAGAAATTTTTGCCCAAAATCCTTTAGTGCAAGGAAATATACAATTGGATCTTAATGGTTCGGGAATCAATTTAAAAAGCACTTTAAATGGAATTGGGAGTTCTCCTGTTCACGCACAAGGAACACTGCCTATTGCTTTTAGTTTATCTCCAATCTCCATGGTAATACAAAAAGATAACCCCTTTTCTGTAACTCTCGAAGCCCGAGGAGAAATTGGTCCTTATATGCACTTATTTTATAATGACACAAGTAATTTGACGGGGCAGGTGAAAATTGCCATTAATCTAAGTGGACAAATAGATAACCCTCAAATCAAAGGCTCAATTAAACTTACCGATGGTGCTTATGAAATTTTAAAATCTGGAAGTATTTATCACAATATACAAGCAATTTTAGAAGGTGATGGTTCCGTTGTTGTTATCAAACATTTTTCTGCAGAAAATAGTAAACATGGTTCTATTACTGCTAAGGGGAAAATTAGTTTGGATAAAAAGCAGCATTTCCCCTTCGATATTAAACTAGAGCCTAAACAAATTGCAATTATGGAATCCGATTATGCTGATATAGAAGCTAGCGGATCCTTGCAACTTGTAGGAAATCTAAAGAAGTCTAAACTTCGAGGTGATTTAACAGTAGATAATGCTGTGATTCATATGGAAGAAGCTTTACCTAAACAAATTAAGTCTGTAGCAGTCATTTTTATTAATCAAAATCCTGATCATAAGTCTAAACGCTCCTCTGAGGTTTCTAATTCTTCTCCCTTAGCATTTGATATCAAACTCCAAATCCCTGGCAATGTCTCTATTGAAGGAAACAATCTTTCATCCGAATGGAAGGGTGCTATTACAATTACAGGAACAGCAAATAACCCCCTTTTGAATGGGGATTTAAGCGTCATCAATGGTCAATATGATTTCAACGGAAAAACCTTTAATCTTTCGCAAGGAAATATCCATTTCGCAGGATCTCCTGGGAAAAAAACGAGTATTTATGTCGTCGCAAGCAAAGAAATTGATCGAATTCGTGCAGATATCATCGTCAAAGGAGCTGCAGATAAATTAGTCGTTAGTTTTCGATCAAATCCTCCTCTTTCACAACGAGAAGTTCTTTCTTACATTCTCTTCAATAGAGGAATTGCCGACATTACTCCTGATCAAGGGGATCAATTAAGTCAATCTTTCATATCTTTAAATGCTAGCGAACAAAATTCAAGTAGTGATGATTTTTTAACCAAAATTCGAAATAATATTGGGATTGATCGTTTAGATATTTCTGCCAACGATAATAATAACAAAGACCTTTCTCTTCAAATTGGAAAATACATTACAGAAGGGGTTTTTGTCTCTATTAACAAAAGTATTAGTGATATAGGGAATCGGCTAGCAATTGAAGCTAATGTTCATAAAAATTTAAAAGCTCAAGCTGAAGTAGAGCTTGGTACTGCCAACCAAGGTAAAATCTCATTAAAATGGAAAAATGATTATTAA
- a CDS encoding MlaE family ABC transporter permease: MNSIFFNILSSFGDYILLITNVIMVSLRRPPTWILIRDQLFDIGVMSLPVVAITGFSTGMVLAAQSFFQLSDKGLASATGLMVAKAMLVELGPVLTAFMVTGRVGAAMCAELGTMRVTEQIDAMRTMSVNPLGYLVAPRFLAGMIMMPLLTVFSAIMGIFGGYLIAVYFYKMPASSFIDPLPLHINTFDFISGMVKAFVFGIIIVTISCYKGMKTRGGAAGVGRSTTNSVVICYSVILIINFILTLGLNSSFNFINEFLTKWF, from the coding sequence ATGAATTCTATTTTCTTCAATATTTTATCTTCGTTTGGAGATTATATTCTTCTGATTACTAACGTGATAATGGTTTCTTTACGGCGACCTCCGACTTGGATTCTTATCAGAGATCAGCTTTTTGATATTGGGGTCATGTCACTACCCGTTGTTGCGATTACAGGTTTTTCGACAGGAATGGTTCTTGCTGCTCAATCTTTTTTTCAACTTTCTGACAAAGGCTTAGCAAGCGCAACGGGATTAATGGTGGCTAAGGCTATGTTAGTTGAACTGGGACCTGTTTTAACAGCTTTCATGGTTACTGGAAGAGTAGGAGCTGCTATGTGTGCAGAATTAGGAACCATGAGGGTCACAGAGCAGATAGATGCAATGCGCACCATGTCTGTTAATCCACTTGGGTATCTTGTCGCGCCTCGTTTTCTTGCGGGAATGATAATGATGCCATTACTAACAGTATTTAGCGCTATTATGGGGATTTTTGGAGGATATCTTATTGCTGTTTATTTTTATAAAATGCCAGCAAGCTCTTTTATTGATCCTTTACCTCTTCATATCAACACATTTGATTTTATTAGTGGCATGGTTAAAGCCTTTGTATTTGGGATTATCATTGTAACGATTTCTTGTTATAAAGGTATGAAAACCCGAGGTGGAGCTGCAGGAGTGGGACGTTCAACAACCAATAGCGTTGTCATTTGCTATTCTGTCATTCTCATTATAAACTTCATCTTAACTCTTGGCCTAAATTCTTCCTTTAACTTCATTAATGAGTTTTTGACGAAATGGTTTTAA
- a CDS encoding ABC transporter ATP-binding protein has protein sequence MIRVQKIWKSYGKLQVLKGLDLIVNEGETLVILGRSGVGKSVLLKQIIGLETPDKGFVEIEGEKVTNLNTRAYQTKIKPMGMLFQGAALFDSMNVGENTAFYLRQHPESAYSEFEILERVAESLKMVGLEGTQKKMPSELSGGMRKRAALARLIVYRPQIILYDEPTTGLDPITSMQISELINQTKAELNATSIVVTHDIRSALEVGDRLAFHNDGKIAQIAPKNDFLKIDDPLLNDFFNNAFIDKKIFYKPKQSGDS, from the coding sequence ATGATTCGGGTTCAGAAAATTTGGAAAAGTTATGGCAAATTGCAAGTCCTAAAAGGCCTTGATTTGATTGTGAATGAGGGAGAAACCCTTGTTATTTTAGGTCGATCCGGCGTTGGAAAAAGTGTTCTACTTAAACAAATTATCGGTCTTGAAACCCCTGATAAAGGATTTGTAGAAATAGAAGGCGAAAAAGTAACAAATTTAAATACTCGTGCTTATCAAACGAAAATCAAACCGATGGGGATGCTTTTTCAAGGAGCTGCTCTATTTGATTCAATGAATGTCGGTGAAAATACGGCCTTCTATTTAAGACAGCATCCTGAATCTGCTTATTCTGAGTTTGAAATTCTCGAACGCGTTGCAGAATCTTTAAAAATGGTCGGTTTAGAAGGTACTCAAAAAAAAATGCCTTCTGAACTTTCAGGAGGAATGCGTAAAAGAGCAGCTCTTGCTCGCTTAATTGTTTATCGACCTCAAATTATCTTATATGATGAGCCTACAACAGGCCTGGATCCCATCACCTCTATGCAGATTAGCGAACTTATTAATCAAACAAAAGCAGAGCTTAATGCAACAAGTATTGTTGTTACCCATGATATTCGTTCAGCGTTGGAAGTCGGAGATCGTCTTGCTTTCCACAATGATGGAAAAATTGCTCAAATAGCTCCAAAAAATGATTTTTTAAAAATCGATGATCCGCTCCTTAATGATTTTTTCAATAATGCGTTCATTGATAAAAAAATTTTTTATAAGCCAAAACAGTCGGGAGATTCATAA